A region from the uncultured Bacteroides sp. genome encodes:
- a CDS encoding mobilization protein: MKNNILEYITLYVIVACAAVVIATLARIFAVSMGFDSFTAFIVFLVVLAIQVIVYLSIHVVLQNLMLPWIGNGLAKIPYFRKKIEQRQALPVVVEPQVEENNTETDIPESDMSLDDIRNEQQKNIVKEQEDILNVALDYTRKSFALYLSDEDLDVLSRNVRAYMNKLDEKELKPVKVKELSALDLRHFGWNIWNYFKPRNQMDIANFLKIVFPNIFRDVTEDSIKSHLKDDELKGVIKIIEKLV; the protein is encoded by the coding sequence ATGAAAAACAATATTCTGGAATACATCACATTATATGTGATTGTTGCTTGTGCAGCGGTGGTCATTGCAACATTGGCTCGTATATTCGCTGTTTCAATGGGGTTTGATAGCTTTACGGCGTTCATAGTTTTCTTAGTCGTATTAGCTATCCAAGTAATAGTGTACCTAAGCATTCATGTGGTATTGCAAAATCTGATGTTGCCGTGGATTGGGAACGGATTAGCTAAAATTCCCTATTTTCGCAAGAAGATTGAGCAAAGACAAGCCCTTCCTGTTGTCGTTGAACCACAGGTAGAAGAAAATAATACTGAAACTGATATACCGGAATCGGATATGTCTTTAGATGACATTCGGAACGAACAGCAGAAAAACATAGTCAAAGAACAGGAAGATATTCTGAATGTTGCTTTGGACTATACCCGAAAATCGTTTGCTCTTTATCTTTCCGATGAAGACCTTGATGTTCTTAGCCGGAATGTCCGTGCCTATATGAACAAGTTGGACGAGAAAGAATTGAAGCCTGTTAAAGTTAAAGAACTATCTGCTCTCGACCTCCGTCACTTCGGTTGGAATATCTGGAACTATTTCAAACCAAGAAATCAGATGGACATTGCGAACTTTCTGAAAATAGTATTCCCAAATATTTTTAGAGATGTAACAGAAGACAGTATCAAAAGTCATTTGAAGGATGATGAATTGAAGGGGGTAATTAAAATAATAGAAAAGTTAGTTTGA
- a CDS encoding helix-turn-helix domain-containing protein, translated as MGFSQLKIPKICEQCGKAFEEKTVVTRFCGSTCANKSGKEKKRQAKEAEQKQKLLEESASRIAEMQTRPYISITEATIMFGISKDTIRRLIKSGKVPAVNFGERLTRVSRKHLEEMFTAVEISEEPKEKPMKLHYEIDECYTVTEVSVKYGVSPSTVENTIRRNSIPKRQVGNFVYVPKEPIDKIFAGK; from the coding sequence ATGGGATTTAGTCAACTGAAAATACCGAAGATTTGCGAACAATGTGGAAAGGCTTTTGAAGAAAAAACCGTTGTTACTCGCTTCTGTGGTTCTACCTGTGCTAATAAGTCTGGCAAAGAGAAAAAGCGGCAAGCTAAGGAAGCTGAGCAGAAGCAGAAACTCTTAGAAGAATCAGCTAGCAGAATTGCGGAGATGCAAACTCGTCCTTATATCTCAATCACAGAAGCAACAATTATGTTTGGTATTTCTAAAGATACTATTCGCCGCCTTATTAAATCGGGAAAAGTACCGGCTGTTAATTTTGGAGAACGATTGACAAGGGTAAGTCGTAAACACCTCGAAGAAATGTTTACTGCGGTTGAGATATCGGAAGAGCCAAAAGAAAAGCCGATGAAACTGCATTACGAGATAGATGAATGTTATACCGTTACTGAAGTCTCCGTAAAATATGGCGTGTCGCCCTCAACAGTAGAGAATACAATTCGCCGGAACAGCATTCCCAAACGGCAAGTAGGTAACTTTGTATATGTTCCCAAAGAACCAATCGATAAAATATTCGCAGGCAAATGA
- the dnaK gene encoding molecular chaperone DnaK, with protein sequence MGKIIGIDLGTTNSCVSVFEGNEPVVIANSEGKRTTPSIVAFIDGGERKVGDPAKRQAITNSQRTVFSIKRFMGENWEQVQKEVARVPYKVIKGENNTPRVDIDGRLYTPQEISAMILQKMKKTAEDYLGQEVTEAVITVPAYFSDSQRQATKEAGQIAGLDVKRIVNEPTAAALAYGLDKAHKDMKIAVFDLGGGTFDISILEFGGGVFEVLSTNGDTHLGGDDFDQVVINWLVQEFKNDEGADLTKDPMALQRLKEAAEKAKIELSSSTSTEINLPYIMPVDGVPKHLVKTLTRAKFESLAHELIQACLEPCKKAMNDAGLSNSDIDEVILVGGSSRIPAVQKLVEDFFGKVPSKGVNPDEVVAVGAAVQGAVLTDEIKGVVLLDVTPLSMGIETMGGVMTKLIDANTTIPCKKSETFSTAADNQTEVTIHVLQGERPMASQNKSIGQFNLTGIAPARRGIPQIEVSFDIDANGILKVSAKDKATGKEQVIRIEASSGLSKEEIEKMKAEAEANAEADKKEREKVEKMNLADSTIFQTENQLKELGDKLPADKKAPIEAALAKLKEAHKAQDLAAIDTAMAEVNTAFQAASAEMYAQSGAQSGAQAGPDMNAGQQANAGDDSKQGENVQDADFEEVK encoded by the coding sequence ATGGGAAAAATTATTGGTATAGACTTAGGAACGACAAACTCCTGCGTCTCTGTATTCGAAGGAAACGAACCGGTGGTCATTGCTAACAGCGAAGGAAAACGTACAACACCTTCTATTGTGGCTTTTATAGATGGAGGAGAACGCAAAGTAGGTGATCCTGCTAAACGTCAGGCCATTACAAACTCACAAAGAACAGTATTCTCCATCAAACGTTTTATGGGAGAAAATTGGGAACAGGTGCAGAAAGAAGTTGCCCGCGTACCTTATAAAGTTATTAAAGGCGAAAATAATACACCGCGTGTTGATATCGACGGACGTCTCTATACTCCACAGGAAATCTCAGCCATGATTCTGCAGAAAATGAAGAAAACAGCCGAAGATTATTTGGGACAAGAAGTGACCGAGGCTGTTATTACCGTACCGGCTTATTTTAGCGATTCTCAGCGTCAGGCTACCAAAGAAGCCGGACAGATTGCCGGACTGGATGTGAAACGTATTGTAAACGAGCCGACTGCTGCTGCCTTGGCCTATGGTCTTGATAAAGCGCATAAAGATATGAAAATTGCCGTATTCGACCTTGGTGGCGGTACTTTCGATATTTCTATTCTTGAGTTTGGCGGCGGTGTGTTCGAGGTTCTTTCTACTAACGGTGATACTCACTTGGGTGGTGATGACTTCGATCAGGTAGTAATTAATTGGTTAGTCCAAGAATTTAAAAACGATGAAGGCGCAGATCTTACTAAAGACCCGATGGCTTTGCAACGTTTGAAAGAAGCGGCCGAGAAAGCAAAAATCGAGTTGTCTTCTTCTACCAGCACAGAAATTAATCTACCTTATATTATGCCGGTGGATGGTGTGCCCAAACACTTGGTAAAGACGTTAACCCGTGCTAAGTTCGAATCATTGGCCCATGAACTGATTCAGGCTTGCCTTGAACCATGTAAAAAAGCCATGAACGATGCCGGTTTGAGTAACTCAGATATTGATGAGGTAATTCTGGTAGGAGGTTCTTCGCGTATACCTGCCGTTCAGAAACTGGTTGAAGATTTCTTCGGAAAGGTTCCTTCTAAAGGAGTAAATCCTGATGAAGTGGTTGCTGTAGGTGCTGCCGTACAAGGTGCTGTATTGACCGACGAAATAAAAGGGGTGGTATTGCTCGATGTTACTCCGCTGTCAATGGGTATAGAAACCATGGGTGGTGTGATGACAAAACTGATTGATGCCAACACAACCATTCCGTGCAAGAAGAGTGAAACATTCTCTACTGCCGCCGATAATCAGACGGAAGTAACCATCCACGTATTGCAAGGCGAACGTCCGATGGCTTCTCAAAATAAATCTATTGGTCAGTTCAACTTGACCGGAATAGCTCCTGCCCGTCGTGGTATTCCTCAGATTGAAGTATCATTTGATATTGATGCCAATGGTATTTTGAAGGTATCGGCTAAAGATAAGGCGACCGGCAAAGAACAGGTTATTCGTATCGAAGCTTCCAGCGGTCTGAGTAAAGAAGAAATTGAGAAAATGAAAGCTGAGGCTGAAGCGAATGCTGAGGCTGATAAGAAAGAACGCGAAAAGGTTGAGAAAATGAATTTGGCAGACAGCACGATCTTTCAAACTGAAAATCAGTTGAAGGAATTAGGCGATAAATTGCCTGCAGATAAAAAAGCGCCGATTGAAGCGGCTTTGGCTAAACTCAAAGAGGCACATAAAGCACAGGATTTAGCTGCTATCGATACGGCTATGGCCGAAGTAAATACAGCTTTTCAGGCAGCAAGCGCTGAAATGTACGCTCAGAGCGGAGCTCAGAGTGGCGCACAAGCAGGCCCTGATATGAATGCAGGTCAGCAGGCAAATGCAGGCGACGACAGCAAGCAAGGCGAAAATGTACAGGATGCTGATTTTGAGGAAGTGAAGTAA
- a CDS encoding ABC transporter substrate-binding protein: MKRICYLYFPLLLLLAACGNKSPRQTTATDGKPVALSYACRFSIAHAPHYTTVTVFNPWKEGKVYDKYYLVKNETINVPADGHKIKIPLQSLMTNSATHLGFLQLLGELDKVTGVCSTGYIYNPTILKGVKEGKIKDLGDAFNLDIENLLLLHPQAIMTSAYNAEDENSKRMKQTGITVIYNIEWQEKTLLGRAEWIKFIGAFFDKEALANRIFADVEKRYTNIKKLAASVANAPTVLSGQDYRGSWSMPTGLSYNAQLFRDAGGSYFYANDTTASGSKNSNIEEALINFGHADIWIGSEASSLEELGQIDAKYKLFKAYKEGQVYNLNKRKNVRGGNDYWESGVARPDLLLSDMIKILHPELLPGYELTYMEKLK, encoded by the coding sequence ATGAAAAGAATATGCTATTTATACTTTCCGCTACTGTTGTTACTCGCTGCATGTGGCAATAAAAGCCCTCGCCAGACAACTGCAACAGACGGTAAGCCCGTCGCTCTTTCGTATGCTTGCCGATTTAGCATAGCGCATGCGCCCCACTACACCACAGTGACCGTATTCAATCCCTGGAAAGAAGGCAAAGTGTATGATAAATATTACCTGGTTAAGAATGAAACAATCAACGTTCCGGCCGACGGACATAAGATTAAAATTCCACTGCAAAGTCTGATGACCAACTCGGCTACACACTTGGGCTTTTTGCAACTGTTGGGCGAATTAGATAAAGTAACGGGGGTATGTAGCACAGGATACATCTATAACCCTACGATACTAAAAGGAGTAAAAGAGGGAAAAATAAAAGATTTGGGTGATGCGTTCAATCTGGACATCGAAAATCTGCTTTTACTCCATCCGCAGGCCATTATGACATCGGCCTATAATGCCGAAGATGAGAACAGCAAGCGGATGAAGCAAACGGGCATAACGGTGATATACAATATAGAATGGCAGGAGAAAACATTGCTGGGACGAGCCGAATGGATTAAATTCATAGGGGCTTTCTTTGATAAAGAAGCTCTGGCTAACCGCATTTTTGCCGATGTGGAGAAACGATATACCAACATTAAAAAGCTGGCTGCCTCCGTAGCGAATGCCCCCACCGTACTATCCGGTCAGGATTATCGGGGAAGTTGGTCGATGCCTACCGGACTAAGCTACAATGCGCAATTATTTCGCGATGCGGGAGGAAGCTATTTTTATGCCAACGACACAACGGCTAGCGGAAGCAAAAACAGTAACATCGAGGAGGCTTTAATCAATTTTGGACATGCAGACATCTGGATAGGTTCTGAAGCTTCTTCGCTCGAAGAACTGGGACAGATAGATGCTAAATATAAGCTATTCAAAGCATACAAAGAAGGACAAGTGTATAACCTGAACAAACGAAAGAATGTGCGGGGCGGAAATGATTACTGGGAAAGTGGTGTAGCGCGTCCGGATCTTCTGCTGAGTGATATGATCAAAATTCTTCACCCGGAATTGTTGCCGGGCTATGAACTGACGTATATGGAGAAACTAAAATAA
- a CDS encoding iron ABC transporter permease → MNNKFILLLVLFCIAFMADIAIGSVNLPLNEIGATLTGHSHDTIYREIILNHRMPKALTAILAGAALSVAGVLMQTLFHNPLAGPDVLGVTSGASLGVALLTLGASVLPFGFVVGGGQVIAAVAGAIGVLLLVIIVSIKIPQTVSLLIIGMMFGNFAGAIVSILQSVSNPDMLKLFITWTFGSLSSVSWGQMFIMAPIIGGGLFLALVLQKQLNVFLLGKNYAIGLGISVMRLRLLIIFATALLAGTSTAFTGPIAFIGITMPHVARGLMGTSNHRVILPAAILCGAVTMLICDIISQLPGAQGTLPINAVTALFGAPVIVWIILNNKG, encoded by the coding sequence ATGAACAACAAATTTATTCTACTCTTAGTCCTCTTTTGCATTGCTTTTATGGCGGATATAGCGATAGGAAGTGTAAACCTGCCTTTAAATGAGATAGGAGCTACATTGACGGGGCACAGCCATGATACTATTTATCGGGAGATTATTCTGAATCACAGAATGCCCAAAGCATTGACCGCTATACTGGCAGGGGCCGCCCTATCTGTTGCTGGCGTACTGATGCAAACACTCTTCCACAACCCGCTTGCCGGCCCCGATGTGTTGGGGGTTACCTCGGGTGCAAGTTTGGGCGTGGCTTTGCTAACTCTCGGAGCTTCCGTGCTACCCTTTGGCTTTGTGGTAGGTGGCGGACAAGTCATTGCTGCCGTTGCCGGAGCCATCGGGGTATTGCTTCTGGTCATTATCGTGTCCATTAAAATACCTCAAACAGTGTCGTTGCTCATCATCGGAATGATGTTCGGCAATTTTGCCGGGGCCATCGTCAGTATTCTTCAAAGTGTAAGTAATCCGGACATGCTAAAGCTCTTCATCACATGGACTTTCGGAAGCCTGTCATCGGTAAGCTGGGGACAAATGTTTATTATGGCTCCCATCATCGGGGGAGGTCTCTTTTTAGCACTCGTACTACAAAAACAACTGAACGTGTTCTTACTAGGCAAAAATTATGCCATCGGACTGGGCATTTCTGTTATGCGTTTACGTTTACTCATCATATTTGCCACAGCCCTGCTAGCCGGAACTTCCACCGCTTTTACGGGGCCCATCGCTTTCATAGGAATAACAATGCCTCACGTTGCACGCGGGTTAATGGGCACTTCCAACCATCGAGTTATTCTGCCTGCGGCTATCCTGTGTGGTGCGGTTACCATGCTTATCTGCGACATTATTTCTCAACTTCCCGGTGCGCAGGGTACTCTCCCTATCAATGCCGTAACAGCGTTATTTGGTGCACCGGTCATCGTTTGGATCATATTAAATAATAAAG